The following are from one region of the Actinoplanes sp. L3-i22 genome:
- a CDS encoding putative glycolipid-binding domain-containing protein: MGMLSAGLFWERRDVPGSEHVRLDARNGLYAQGVALAAAPVAYSCRYEVQTDPGWASVSLDVRTEGAGWARGLRLELAAGRWRVTTSEQGNLDAALTAAGHAGAGLPGIEDPDRLFGAFDVDLGGSPLTNTLPIRRLGLRTGETGLSHRLSVAWVLVPSLEVVQADQIYTPLGGNRVRYASETFAADLTVDDEGFVVDYPGLARRAEPGVRLAAESS; the protein is encoded by the coding sequence ATGGGCATGCTGTCTGCGGGGTTGTTCTGGGAACGCCGGGATGTCCCCGGCAGTGAGCATGTGCGGCTGGACGCACGGAACGGGCTGTATGCCCAGGGTGTCGCGCTGGCCGCGGCTCCGGTGGCCTACTCGTGCCGCTACGAGGTGCAGACCGATCCGGGCTGGGCGTCGGTGTCGCTGGACGTGCGGACCGAGGGTGCCGGCTGGGCACGCGGGCTGCGGCTGGAGCTGGCCGCCGGGCGCTGGCGGGTGACCACCTCCGAGCAGGGCAACCTCGACGCGGCGCTGACGGCCGCCGGGCACGCCGGAGCCGGCCTGCCCGGGATCGAGGACCCGGACCGCCTCTTCGGGGCGTTCGACGTGGATCTGGGCGGGTCGCCGCTGACCAACACGCTGCCGATCCGCCGGCTGGGCCTGCGCACCGGCGAGACCGGCCTGTCGCACCGCCTGAGCGTGGCGTGGGTGCTGGTCCCGAGCCTGGAGGTGGTGCAGGCGGACCAGATCTACACGCCGCTGGGCGGCAACCGGGTGCGGTACGCGAGCGAGACGTTCGCGGCCGATCTGACGGTCGACGACGAGGGCTTCGTGGTCGACTACCCGGGGCTGGCGCGGCGGGCCGAGCCGGGCGTCAGACTCGCTGCCGAATCCAGCTGA
- a CDS encoding DEAD/DEAH box helicase, producing the protein MTPEVDSSATPEAEQAEETTDVVAETPKITFADLGVPAEIVRVLDREGITTPFEIQAATVPDALAGRDVLGRGQTGSGKTLAFGLPVLARVAQGGKARPHYPKALILVPTRELAMQVADALMPVGRSVGVFLKTAVGGVPYDRQMDALRRGVEVIVATPGRLADLIERGACKLDDIEVTVLDEADQMADMGFLPEVTDLLSKTPEHAQRLLFSATLDGDVDTLVKRFMHDPVTHSTAPAEASVSTMDHHLLLIPPADKFPITSWIANRSGKTIVFARTQMGVDRLAEQLAAVGVRAGALHGGKTQRVRTRTLAEFKEGRTNVLVATDVAARGIHVDGVSLVMHVDPPKDPKDYLHRAGRTARAGESGAVVTLVLPKQRRTTQQMMAKAGVAPAELRVRLGDEKLAEITGAQEPSGVPVVEEPEPRRERSGGGRGRFGSDRGDRPRYGDRPQRSYGDRGNERGGYRGDRPAADRPAGERGAGFGADRPRGNFGDRGTSFGGDRPRGNFGDRPERTGGATGNFGDRGAASGERGAGFGGDRSRGNFADRPRTDRPAFGDRPAFGDRPSGQRREGVRTERREGPPRFNSARPARSH; encoded by the coding sequence ATCACTCCTGAGGTGGACAGCAGCGCCACCCCCGAGGCCGAGCAGGCCGAGGAGACGACCGACGTCGTCGCGGAGACCCCGAAGATCACCTTCGCCGACCTGGGCGTGCCCGCCGAGATCGTGCGAGTCCTCGACCGTGAGGGCATCACCACCCCGTTCGAGATCCAGGCCGCGACCGTGCCGGACGCGCTGGCCGGCCGGGACGTCCTGGGCCGTGGCCAGACCGGCTCGGGCAAGACGCTCGCCTTCGGCCTGCCGGTGCTGGCCCGGGTCGCCCAGGGTGGCAAGGCTCGCCCGCACTACCCCAAGGCTCTGATCCTGGTTCCGACCCGTGAGCTGGCCATGCAGGTCGCCGACGCGTTGATGCCGGTCGGCCGCTCGGTCGGCGTCTTCCTGAAGACCGCCGTCGGCGGGGTTCCCTACGACCGTCAGATGGATGCTCTGCGCCGTGGCGTCGAGGTCATCGTGGCGACGCCGGGCCGGCTCGCCGACCTGATCGAGCGGGGCGCCTGCAAGCTCGACGACATCGAGGTCACCGTCCTCGACGAGGCCGACCAGATGGCCGACATGGGCTTCCTGCCCGAGGTCACCGACCTGCTGTCGAAGACGCCGGAGCACGCCCAGCGGCTGCTCTTCTCGGCCACTCTGGACGGTGACGTCGACACCCTGGTCAAGCGGTTCATGCACGACCCGGTGACGCACTCCACCGCGCCGGCCGAGGCCAGCGTGTCCACGATGGATCACCACCTGCTGCTGATCCCGCCGGCCGACAAGTTCCCGATCACCTCGTGGATCGCGAACCGGTCGGGCAAGACCATCGTCTTCGCCCGCACCCAGATGGGCGTGGACCGGCTGGCCGAGCAGCTCGCGGCGGTCGGCGTGCGCGCCGGCGCGCTGCACGGCGGCAAGACCCAGCGGGTGCGCACCCGGACCCTGGCCGAGTTCAAGGAAGGCCGGACGAACGTCCTGGTCGCCACGGACGTGGCCGCCCGGGGCATCCACGTCGACGGGGTCTCCCTGGTCATGCACGTGGACCCGCCGAAGGACCCGAAGGACTACCTGCACCGCGCCGGGCGTACCGCGCGGGCCGGCGAGTCCGGTGCGGTCGTGACGCTGGTGCTCCCGAAGCAGCGTCGCACCACCCAGCAGATGATGGCCAAGGCGGGCGTCGCGCCGGCCGAGCTGCGCGTGCGGCTCGGCGACGAGAAGCTGGCCGAGATCACCGGCGCTCAGGAGCCGAGTGGCGTCCCGGTGGTGGAAGAGCCGGAGCCGCGCCGTGAGCGGTCCGGTGGCGGGCGTGGCCGCTTCGGTAGTGACCGGGGTGACCGGCCGCGCTACGGCGACCGTCCGCAGCGTTCCTACGGCGACCGCGGCAACGAGCGCGGTGGCTACCGGGGCGACCGGCCGGCGGCCGACCGGCCGGCCGGCGAGCGGGGTGCCGGCTTCGGTGCCGACCGTCCGCGTGGCAACTTCGGTGACCGGGGCACCAGCTTCGGCGGCGACCGGCCGCGCGGCAACTTCGGCGACCGGCCGGAGCGCACCGGCGGGGCGACCGGCAACTTCGGTGACCGTGGTGCCGCCTCCGGCGAGCGGGGCGCCGGCTTCGGCGGCGACCGTTCGCGGGGCAACTTCGCCGACCGGCCGCGTACCGACCGCCCGGCTTTCGGCGACCGGCCGGCCTTCGGTGACCGGCCGTCCGGCCAGCGCCGGGAGGGCGTCCGCACCGAGCGTCGCGAGGGCCCGCCGCGTTTCAACTCGGCCCGGCCGGCACGCAGCCACTGA
- a CDS encoding NlpC/P60 family protein gives MHARLLPLTLSAAVAAALAALFQPIPALAAPVGGQPVAGQPLGAQPVGGQPLGAQPVGGQPLAVGVPDSGSRPTQVGSLVLPNTPISTTTVSTIPGSATNPVLQKIEKGRVEVDQLGDQLLKLKADRDLAQTQVTTALQKVTDAQTNLTGAQTDAVAAASQGLQDAAAVPPGALDSGLLGLDQLARLQRGEKPTDDSSAGRLEAAQISAQVAIDEQSLADAKYDEMLKQYNALNTKLQAKSSAQKKYEDAHKAELAAAEAIANANDQALGSQYLAGQNGQGADPRAVQALQYALAQRGDPYVWSEEGPDEYDCSGLMYAAYHSVGFPLVRVSRDQYWQTRGKAVDRYSLLPGDLLFWSYTNSWSGIHHVAMYAGDGMMVEAPRTGLNVRLVPVRWSTLFGATRVFGAVPGGTTDVNPGTPDSQTEPTTNPTRTVAPTPSKTTKPSATPTPSKTTTKPSGNPSSSSPTPDPTTSSPSTEPSKTPDPDPTTTTPAPVETSKEPENTSSTTSAATSDPVETTKSTSESSSAASSSSSASDN, from the coding sequence GTGCATGCGCGACTTCTGCCTCTCACGTTGTCGGCGGCGGTCGCCGCGGCACTGGCCGCGCTGTTCCAGCCGATCCCGGCGCTGGCCGCCCCGGTCGGCGGTCAGCCGGTCGCCGGTCAGCCGCTCGGCGCTCAGCCGGTCGGCGGTCAGCCGCTCGGCGCTCAGCCGGTCGGCGGTCAGCCGCTCGCCGTCGGGGTGCCGGACTCCGGTTCCCGCCCCACCCAGGTCGGCTCGCTCGTGCTGCCGAACACCCCGATCAGCACGACCACCGTCAGCACCATCCCCGGCTCGGCGACCAACCCCGTCCTGCAGAAGATCGAGAAGGGCCGCGTCGAGGTCGACCAGCTCGGTGACCAGCTGCTCAAGCTGAAGGCCGACCGGGACCTCGCGCAGACCCAGGTCACCACCGCCCTGCAGAAGGTGACCGACGCGCAGACCAACCTGACCGGCGCACAGACCGACGCGGTCGCCGCCGCCAGCCAGGGCCTGCAGGACGCCGCCGCGGTCCCGCCGGGCGCGCTCGACTCCGGGCTGCTCGGCCTCGACCAGCTGGCCCGCCTGCAGCGCGGCGAGAAGCCGACCGACGACTCCTCGGCCGGTCGGCTGGAGGCCGCGCAGATCTCCGCGCAGGTCGCGATCGACGAGCAGAGCCTCGCCGACGCCAAGTACGACGAGATGCTCAAGCAGTACAACGCGCTCAACACCAAGCTGCAGGCGAAGTCGAGCGCGCAGAAGAAGTACGAGGACGCGCACAAGGCCGAGCTGGCCGCCGCCGAGGCCATCGCGAACGCGAACGACCAGGCGCTCGGCTCGCAGTACCTGGCCGGGCAGAACGGCCAGGGCGCCGACCCCCGCGCCGTCCAGGCGCTGCAGTACGCCTTGGCCCAGCGCGGCGACCCGTACGTGTGGTCCGAGGAGGGTCCGGACGAGTACGACTGCTCCGGCCTGATGTACGCGGCGTACCACTCGGTCGGCTTCCCGCTGGTCCGCGTCTCCCGCGATCAGTACTGGCAGACCCGCGGCAAGGCGGTCGACCGGTACTCATTGCTCCCCGGTGACCTGCTCTTCTGGAGCTACACCAACAGCTGGAGCGGGATCCACCACGTCGCGATGTACGCGGGCGACGGCATGATGGTCGAGGCCCCGCGCACCGGTCTGAACGTGCGGCTCGTCCCGGTCCGGTGGAGCACCCTGTTCGGCGCCACCCGGGTGTTCGGCGCGGTCCCGGGCGGCACCACCGACGTCAACCCCGGCACCCCGGACTCGCAGACCGAGCCGACCACCAACCCGACGCGGACGGTGGCCCCGACGCCCAGCAAGACCACGAAGCCGTCCGCGACCCCGACGCCGAGCAAGACCACCACCAAGCCGAGCGGCAACCCGTCCTCGAGCAGCCCGACTCCGGACCCGACCACCAGCAGCCCGTCGACCGAGCCGAGCAAGACTCCGGACCCGGATCCCACCACGACGACGCCGGCCCCGGTGGAGACGTCCAAGGAGCCGGAGAACACTTCCTCGACGACCTCGGCGGCCACGTCCGACCCGGTCGAGACGACGAAGTCAACCTCGGAGTCGTCGTCCGCCGCCTCGTCCTCCTCCAGTGCGAGTGACAACTAG
- the mqnE gene encoding aminofutalosine synthase MqnE, translated as MDAGLKRDLEAKVYAGERLSREDGIALYASDDLAWLGRLAHHKRTEMNGDRVMFNVNRHLNLTNVCSASCAYCSFQRKPGEKDAYTMRIDEAVAKAKEMEDEQLTELHIVNGLHPSLPWRYYPKVLRELKAALPNVKLKCFTATEVQWFEKISGLSASDILDELMDAGLESLTGGGAEIFDWEVRQHIVDHNCHWEDWSRIHRLAHEKGMKTPATMLYGHIEEPRHRVDHVMRLRELQDETGGFAVFIPLRYQHDFVDSQDGKVRNRIQERTTMAAPAESLKTFAVSRLMFDNVPHLKNFWVMHGLSVAQLSLNFGADDLDGSVVEYKITHDADSYGTPSTMHRDDLLNVIWDAGFQPVERNTRYEVVREYERPVSLAERRSEPQKVWA; from the coding sequence ATGGATGCCGGACTGAAGCGGGACCTCGAGGCGAAGGTCTACGCGGGCGAGCGACTGAGCCGCGAGGACGGCATCGCGCTCTACGCGAGTGACGACCTCGCCTGGCTCGGCCGGCTGGCCCATCACAAGCGCACCGAGATGAACGGTGACCGGGTGATGTTCAACGTCAACCGGCACCTGAACCTGACGAACGTCTGCTCCGCCAGTTGTGCGTACTGCTCCTTCCAGCGCAAGCCGGGCGAGAAGGACGCGTACACGATGCGCATCGACGAGGCGGTCGCCAAGGCCAAGGAGATGGAGGATGAGCAGCTCACCGAGCTGCACATCGTCAACGGCCTGCACCCGTCGCTGCCCTGGCGGTATTACCCCAAGGTGCTGCGCGAGCTGAAGGCCGCGCTGCCGAACGTGAAGCTCAAGTGCTTCACCGCCACCGAGGTGCAGTGGTTCGAGAAGATCAGCGGCCTCTCGGCGAGCGACATCCTCGACGAGCTGATGGACGCCGGGCTGGAGTCGCTGACCGGTGGCGGCGCCGAGATCTTCGACTGGGAGGTCCGGCAGCACATCGTCGACCACAACTGCCACTGGGAGGACTGGTCGCGCATCCACCGGCTGGCCCACGAGAAGGGCATGAAGACGCCGGCGACGATGCTCTACGGCCACATCGAGGAGCCCCGGCACCGGGTCGACCACGTGATGCGCCTGCGTGAGCTGCAGGACGAGACCGGTGGCTTCGCGGTCTTCATCCCGCTGCGCTATCAGCACGACTTCGTCGACTCGCAGGACGGCAAGGTCCGCAACCGGATCCAGGAGCGCACCACGATGGCGGCCCCGGCCGAGTCGCTGAAGACGTTCGCGGTCTCCCGGCTGATGTTCGACAACGTGCCCCATCTGAAGAACTTCTGGGTCATGCACGGCCTGTCGGTGGCGCAGCTGTCGCTCAACTTCGGCGCCGACGACCTGGACGGCTCGGTGGTGGAATACAAGATCACGCACGACGCCGACTCGTACGGCACGCCCAGCACCATGCACCGCGACGACCTGCTCAACGTCATCTGGGACGCCGGCTTCCAGCCGGTCGAGCGCAACACGCGCTACGAGGTCGTCCGGGAGTATGAGCGGCCGGTCAGCCTGGCCGAGCGGCGCAGCGAGCCGCAGAAGGTCTGGGCCTAG